One region of Desulfovibrio intestinalis genomic DNA includes:
- a CDS encoding hydrogenase iron-sulfur subunit, protein MPVLEGKELRIVGFLCNWCSYGGADTAGVARATQPTDLRIIRVPCSGRIDPLFIVKALLNGADGVLVSGCHPRDCHYAAGNFYARRRLEVLKQFLPVLGIDDRRFEYTWVSASEGQRWQQVVTVFTDRIHKLGPAPSLEDPEPLLKIADMALTSLRPLGTGQASALGELKDAIKAKLPELDMVLGWGEGYDAAHTVPIFMKKPEDVDKLVWGPFNVNNLAVYLPSFKGKKVGIVVKGCDSRSVVELLQEKLIRREDVTIFAMPCEGTLDMARVNQGLGRYTKIDKVEYDEAGVTITADGKPTRFCMTDYAQGKCYGCTTPSAVLADTRLGVPAKVEAGPYTPPELALLDSMSLEERMAFWRGQMDRCLRCYACRNACPMCVCRDFCVSDSRDPHWMTQDDSVKEKLFFQTIHAMHLAGRCTGCGECQRACPVGIPILALRQQIGRAVGQLFDGYKSGINAEAVPPLLGYEVEEKNIHERDWK, encoded by the coding sequence ATGCCAGTGTTAGAAGGCAAAGAATTGCGGATTGTGGGTTTTCTCTGCAACTGGTGCTCCTATGGCGGCGCCGACACTGCTGGTGTGGCCCGCGCCACACAGCCCACGGATCTGCGTATCATACGCGTGCCCTGCTCGGGCCGCATCGACCCCTTGTTCATCGTCAAAGCCCTGCTTAACGGGGCGGACGGCGTGCTGGTTTCCGGCTGCCATCCGCGTGACTGCCACTATGCGGCTGGCAACTTCTACGCCCGCCGCCGTCTTGAAGTGCTCAAGCAGTTTTTGCCCGTGCTCGGCATTGACGACCGCCGCTTTGAATACACCTGGGTTTCGGCTTCCGAAGGCCAGCGCTGGCAGCAGGTGGTAACGGTCTTTACCGACCGCATCCACAAGCTTGGCCCCGCGCCCAGCCTGGAAGACCCCGAACCGCTGCTCAAGATTGCCGACATGGCGCTGACCTCCCTGCGGCCTCTGGGCACAGGACAGGCATCGGCCCTTGGCGAACTCAAGGACGCAATCAAAGCCAAGCTGCCCGAACTGGATATGGTTCTCGGCTGGGGCGAAGGCTACGACGCCGCCCACACCGTGCCCATTTTCATGAAAAAGCCCGAAGACGTGGACAAGCTCGTGTGGGGGCCATTCAACGTCAACAACCTTGCCGTGTACCTGCCGTCCTTCAAGGGCAAAAAGGTGGGCATCGTGGTCAAGGGCTGTGACTCGCGCTCTGTGGTTGAGCTGCTTCAAGAAAAGCTCATCCGCCGCGAAGACGTGACCATCTTCGCCATGCCCTGCGAGGGCACGCTGGATATGGCCCGCGTCAATCAGGGCCTTGGCCGTTATACAAAGATCGACAAGGTGGAATATGACGAAGCCGGGGTTACCATCACGGCTGACGGCAAGCCCACCCGCTTCTGCATGACGGATTACGCGCAGGGCAAATGCTACGGCTGTACCACGCCTTCGGCTGTTCTGGCCGATACGCGCCTTGGCGTCCCCGCCAAGGTTGAAGCTGGCCCGTACACCCCGCCGGAACTGGCCCTGCTGGACTCAATGAGCCTTGAAGAGCGCATGGCCTTCTGGCGCGGCCAGATGGACCGTTGCCTGCGCTGCTATGCCTGCCGTAACGCCTGCCCCATGTGCGTCTGCCGCGACTTCTGCGTTTCTGACAGCCGCGACCCGCACTGGATGACGCAGGACGACAGCGTGAAGGAAAAACTGTTCTTCCAGACCATACACGCCATGCATCTTGCCGGGCGCTGCACGGGCTGCGGCGAATGCCAGCGGGCCTGCCCCGTGGGTATTCCCATTCTGGCCCTGCGTCAGCAGATCGGGCGCGCCGTGGGCCAGCTCTTTGACGGCTACAAGTCGGGCATCAATGCCGAGGCCGTGCCGCCGCTTCTGGGCTATGAAGTGGAAGAAAAGAACATCCATGAGAGGGACTGGAAATGA
- a CDS encoding 4Fe-4S dicluster domain-containing protein: MSMTRFVTPDGLPAFLAFLSQQGNRVLVPVEKPAAKRSIVFEPWREGMPFTLEKATVPAKEAVLPQSETLVRYKKSRDPENPSRISMQLDDKPEAEATVVFATRPCDARGYAILDRPYLKGPFADPYYKARREALTVISLTCNSGCNTCFCHWVGGGPTSPEGSDILMTEIEGGYVLQGITPKGEELLAASTLEDGADRFSKVEEVRKAAWASLVPAPNIKEAPEKLAAMFTDVEFWQDQTDRCLSCGACTYFCPTCYCFNITDEGEGLSEKGGRRLRSWDNCMSSLFTREASGHNPRTIKAFRMRNRVSHKYSTYPENWGSFSCSGCGRCISNCPVCLDIRAIVLAALEAKQPKAE, from the coding sequence ATGAGCATGACCCGATTTGTAACCCCCGACGGTTTGCCCGCCTTTCTGGCCTTTCTCTCACAACAGGGCAACCGCGTGCTTGTGCCCGTGGAAAAGCCCGCGGCCAAGCGTTCCATAGTGTTTGAACCGTGGCGCGAAGGCATGCCCTTTACCCTTGAAAAGGCCACCGTGCCCGCCAAGGAAGCCGTGCTGCCCCAGAGTGAAACCCTGGTGCGCTACAAGAAAAGCAGAGACCCGGAAAATCCCAGCCGCATATCAATGCAGCTTGACGACAAACCCGAGGCCGAAGCCACAGTGGTTTTTGCCACACGTCCCTGTGACGCGCGTGGCTATGCCATCCTTGACCGGCCCTACCTCAAGGGTCCCTTTGCCGACCCTTACTACAAGGCCCGGCGCGAGGCGCTTACCGTCATCAGCCTGACCTGCAACTCCGGCTGCAACACCTGCTTCTGCCACTGGGTTGGCGGCGGCCCCACCTCGCCTGAAGGTTCGGACATTCTCATGACCGAAATCGAAGGCGGCTATGTGCTTCAGGGCATTACGCCCAAGGGTGAGGAACTGCTGGCTGCATCCACGCTGGAAGACGGCGCAGACCGCTTCTCCAAGGTTGAGGAAGTGCGCAAGGCGGCCTGGGCCAGTCTTGTGCCTGCCCCCAATATCAAGGAAGCCCCGGAAAAACTGGCGGCCATGTTTACGGATGTGGAGTTCTGGCAAGACCAGACCGACCGTTGCCTGTCCTGCGGCGCGTGCACCTACTTCTGCCCCACCTGCTACTGCTTCAACATCACCGACGAAGGTGAAGGTTTGAGCGAAAAAGGCGGACGCCGCCTGCGCAGCTGGGACAACTGCATGTCGTCGCTGTTCACGCGTGAGGCCAGCGGGCATAACCCCCGCACCATAAAGGCCTTCCGCATGCGCAACCGTGTTTCGCACAAGTACTCCACCTATCCTGAAAACTGGGGTTCATTCTCATGCAGCGGCTGTGGCCGGTGCATCAGCAACTGCCCCGTCTGTCTGGACATCCGCGCCATCGTACTGGCAGCGCTGGAAGCCAAGCAGCCCAAAGCCGAGTAG